In a single window of the Polynucleobacter sp. MWH-UH24A genome:
- a CDS encoding lipase family protein codes for MIKLFSILVVSALFIAPISVVHANPPMPAFYADVMKMKPEGKLGQVIKQEKIDTSIKGAQAWRIAYISSDVAGRRTISTGVIMAPVGPAPKEGRPILAWAHGTTGSAQNCGPSQIIDPTRALNQYFLMDGNSWTDFGIPNGQEFINQGYVVVATDYQGLGGGGKHQYAVAQTNGRDAINSARAASSMKEVGAGKKTVIYGWSQGGGATIAAASLPEYQSQKGTAADDLQYLGFVALAPDDVAVMLPNIPKDEAAAKKLMNGFTQANVPNIFLFAHYVMGLWGTQAAFPDLKLTDMLTTEGANVVEKLAMNKCVHVLADSFNYAYGDNYKSLLKPEPSNTLAWLKAFVDGSVKPVKPVAPVIIYWGTKDTAVPPIMHELYQKQMCAKGANVARIQLPGEQTHFATPGVSAPMYLEWVKDRIAGKPLANACPKS; via the coding sequence ATGATCAAACTATTTTCTATTCTGGTAGTCAGTGCTCTATTCATCGCTCCAATTTCGGTAGTGCATGCCAATCCACCCATGCCCGCGTTTTATGCCGATGTTATGAAAATGAAACCCGAAGGTAAATTGGGTCAAGTCATCAAACAAGAGAAGATTGATACCTCGATCAAGGGTGCGCAGGCCTGGAGGATTGCTTACATTTCATCGGATGTTGCCGGTCGTAGGACCATCTCCACTGGCGTGATTATGGCACCCGTTGGGCCTGCTCCAAAGGAAGGAAGACCCATTTTGGCTTGGGCTCACGGTACCACTGGCTCTGCGCAAAATTGCGGTCCATCGCAAATTATTGATCCAACCCGTGCACTGAATCAGTATTTCTTAATGGATGGAAATTCCTGGACCGACTTTGGGATCCCTAATGGGCAGGAGTTTATTAATCAAGGTTATGTCGTTGTAGCCACTGATTATCAAGGCCTTGGCGGTGGTGGGAAGCATCAGTATGCCGTTGCGCAAACGAATGGTCGCGATGCCATCAACTCAGCGCGCGCCGCCAGCTCCATGAAAGAAGTGGGCGCGGGTAAAAAGACCGTGATCTATGGCTGGTCTCAGGGTGGTGGTGCCACGATCGCAGCAGCGAGCCTTCCTGAGTATCAGTCTCAAAAGGGTACTGCGGCCGATGATTTGCAATACCTCGGATTTGTGGCTTTGGCACCAGATGATGTCGCCGTGATGTTGCCGAATATTCCTAAGGACGAAGCGGCTGCAAAAAAACTCATGAATGGATTTACGCAAGCCAACGTTCCCAACATATTTTTGTTTGCCCATTACGTGATGGGGTTATGGGGTACTCAGGCTGCTTTTCCAGATTTGAAGTTAACCGACATGTTGACTACTGAGGGTGCAAACGTTGTTGAGAAGCTCGCCATGAATAAATGCGTTCATGTGCTAGCTGATTCGTTTAACTATGCCTATGGCGACAACTATAAGTCGCTCTTAAAGCCTGAGCCAAGTAATACACTGGCATGGCTTAAAGCATTTGTCGATGGTAGTGTCAAGCCAGTAAAACCTGTGGCACCGGTCATTATTTATTGGGGCACCAAGGATACCGCGGTTCCTCCCATCATGCACGAGCTCTATCAAAAGCAGATGTGTGCAAAGGGCGCGAATGTTGCGCGTATCCAATTACCTGGAGAGCAAACGCACTTTGCGACTCCGGGTGTTTCAGCCCCAATGTATCTTGAGTGGGTGAAAGATCGTATTGCGGGCAAGCCCTTGGCCAATGCCTGCCCCAAAAGCTAA
- a CDS encoding patatin-like phospholipase family protein: protein MTSSNRRQFLQTSALGVAASVTGGSALAQTSNACTKAVAEAKAQDAKTIQASTASWNDGLAHPIPYKNPPGKGKDRALVLGGGSEYMSSFLVGYFHAMLSNGVNLRLADIVVGSSAGALLGSALLGGRLDLFSAEFNLLADYPKMMAKFVPTNKFSPSQERVMKMGIAAKDGSPATIQAIGHAAMAAKSIPQDKFEMNIKVFLGDLKTIPPKMYITTIDCYTGERLVIAPDSGVPVATAVAASASAPGVTGPTWVKDRVCMDGTIGSTETHCDVVAGSKRALVFALADTIAQEKAGLRLNHLPNTILQEVKDLEAGGTKTKLVVVGMLPGRKTLSVVDPGIMAPAIKFGYDRGMQDLPEMKKFWA from the coding sequence ATGACATCATCGAACCGTCGCCAATTTCTACAAACCTCTGCTTTGGGTGTCGCTGCCTCCGTTACTGGAGGTTCAGCACTAGCGCAGACTAGCAATGCATGCACTAAAGCCGTTGCCGAAGCGAAGGCACAGGACGCAAAAACTATTCAGGCATCGACTGCGAGTTGGAATGATGGGCTAGCGCATCCCATTCCATATAAGAACCCTCCGGGTAAGGGCAAGGATCGTGCACTCGTATTGGGTGGTGGCTCGGAGTATATGAGTTCATTCTTGGTGGGGTATTTTCATGCCATGCTAAGTAACGGTGTTAACCTGCGCCTAGCCGATATTGTGGTTGGATCCTCTGCGGGTGCATTACTGGGAAGTGCGTTATTAGGAGGACGCCTTGACCTATTCTCTGCAGAATTCAATCTGCTAGCCGATTACCCCAAAATGATGGCTAAGTTTGTACCAACCAATAAGTTCTCACCCAGTCAAGAGCGCGTCATGAAAATGGGTATAGCGGCCAAGGATGGTAGTCCAGCAACTATTCAGGCGATTGGGCATGCAGCGATGGCAGCCAAATCAATCCCACAGGATAAGTTTGAGATGAACATCAAAGTATTTCTGGGCGATCTAAAAACGATACCACCCAAGATGTACATCACGACAATTGATTGCTACACCGGTGAGCGCTTAGTGATTGCCCCAGACTCGGGCGTGCCAGTTGCAACTGCGGTTGCCGCCAGTGCATCTGCTCCCGGCGTCACCGGGCCGACCTGGGTGAAAGATCGTGTTTGTATGGATGGCACGATTGGCTCGACAGAGACCCATTGCGATGTGGTCGCCGGTTCAAAGCGTGCCTTAGTCTTTGCTTTGGCCGATACGATTGCCCAAGAGAAGGCGGGCTTACGTCTTAATCATTTGCCCAACACCATCTTGCAAGAGGTAAAAGATTTAGAAGCCGGTGGGACCAAAACGAAATTAGTTGTGGTTGGAATGTTGCCAGGTCGTAAAACTCTGAGTGTGGTGGATCCTGGCATCATGGCTCCTGCGATTAAGTTTGGCTACGATCGCGGTATGCAAGATCTCCCAGAGATGAAAAAGTTCTGGGCCTAA
- a CDS encoding fumarylacetoacetate hydrolase family protein, translated as MSTKKETSYENRRQWMKLGLGAASIVTLGATSSAEAAKPKTPFQLEPTYIPIANSSEQFPVRRIYCIGRNYAAHAREMGSDPTREPPFFFQKPTDAIQFVAPNKIVDHPYPTLTKNYHYEVELVAALKTGGKNITIDKALDHVYGYALGLDMTRRDLQRFMGDQKKPWEIGKSFDHSAPIGPIFPVNKIGHQKSGSISLSVNGEVRQKANLNQMIWSVAEQIVKLSEANELFPGDIIYSGTPENVGPVVRGDIVRCMLDGFPDLVIKIV; from the coding sequence ATGTCAACTAAAAAAGAAACCTCTTACGAAAATCGTCGCCAATGGATGAAGCTTGGACTGGGGGCTGCCTCCATCGTGACCTTAGGGGCCACATCTTCGGCAGAAGCAGCAAAGCCAAAGACGCCGTTTCAATTAGAGCCAACCTATATTCCGATAGCGAATAGTAGTGAGCAATTTCCCGTTCGTCGTATTTATTGCATTGGGCGAAATTATGCAGCGCATGCACGGGAGATGGGGTCTGACCCAACACGTGAACCACCATTCTTTTTTCAAAAGCCTACCGATGCGATTCAATTTGTTGCCCCCAATAAAATTGTGGATCACCCGTATCCAACCCTAACTAAGAATTATCACTACGAGGTGGAGTTAGTGGCTGCCCTAAAAACTGGTGGTAAAAATATTACGATTGATAAAGCCTTAGACCATGTGTATGGATATGCCCTTGGTTTAGATATGACGCGGCGTGATTTGCAGCGATTTATGGGCGATCAAAAGAAACCCTGGGAAATCGGTAAATCGTTTGATCATTCGGCACCCATTGGCCCCATTTTTCCAGTCAACAAAATTGGGCATCAAAAGAGCGGTTCTATTTCTTTATCGGTTAATGGTGAAGTTCGTCAAAAGGCAAACTTAAACCAGATGATTTGGTCAGTCGCAGAGCAAATTGTGAAGCTATCCGAAGCCAATGAACTGTTCCCTGGTGACATCATTTACTCAGGAACCCCAGAAAATGTGGGTCCTGTGGTGCGTGGCGATATTGTACGTTGCATGCTTGACGGCTTTCCTGATCTAGTCATCAAAATCGTTTAG
- a CDS encoding amidohydrolase produces MTLLRKILTIALMGSASFAFAKGNADTIFYGGPIVTVNQKNDEVQALAVQGGKIVAVGNKDTVMKDWQSKTTQMVDLKGQTLMPGFVEPHVHILITSVFEGLGLNLSNFTLPYDTKETLIAKMRAHLKNIPKGGWLFGFGVDPSRTSPFMAELNADDLDKVSKDVPIFIVNQSGHIGYVNRKALELAGVTDKTPNPKGGGIYVKDASGKLTGKLVEPPSYLPFMAKMPNPSEAELIGAILGTMRKMASVGVTTASEMSVGGNFGVDQEIAIYKGIFAKNLSPIRVRGYLFSESMPPGYKTIKPNEGDDRLRFIGIKYISDGSTQGLTAALREPYTYPKGSSWSGALNFKDDEIYNSMKSYFDQGWQISTHSNGDKAIDQTLKSYTKLLANNPKPQDRRLRIEHFTVNHPEQVKQTVKLGVIPSFTIGHVDYWGSAFHNHIIGEKRANRIDPAAEIKRAGGKFTLHSDTPVSNVGPLNYITESVTRMWQLPPTKVLGPDQAISVDDAIRAVTIDAAYQIFADQLVGSLELGKQADLVILEKNPRKTKPEEIRNIKVISTWIDGKQVSLK; encoded by the coding sequence ATGACCTTGCTTAGAAAAATACTCACCATTGCTCTCATGGGCTCCGCCTCTTTCGCCTTTGCTAAAGGCAATGCCGATACCATTTTTTATGGTGGCCCGATTGTGACCGTCAACCAGAAAAATGATGAGGTCCAAGCCTTAGCAGTTCAGGGTGGCAAGATTGTGGCGGTGGGCAATAAAGATACGGTCATGAAAGACTGGCAATCCAAAACGACGCAGATGGTCGATCTCAAGGGTCAAACCTTAATGCCAGGGTTTGTTGAGCCTCACGTTCATATCTTGATTACCTCGGTCTTTGAGGGCTTGGGACTCAATCTCAGTAATTTCACCTTACCGTATGACACTAAAGAGACCTTAATTGCCAAGATGAGGGCGCATCTGAAGAATATTCCGAAGGGTGGTTGGCTGTTTGGCTTTGGAGTGGACCCATCGCGTACTTCACCTTTTATGGCAGAGCTGAATGCCGATGACCTCGATAAAGTGTCGAAGGATGTACCAATCTTTATCGTTAACCAGTCTGGTCACATTGGCTACGTCAATCGCAAAGCCCTTGAGCTCGCTGGTGTGACCGATAAAACCCCAAATCCCAAAGGTGGGGGCATTTATGTGAAAGATGCCAGCGGTAAGCTGACTGGTAAGTTGGTTGAGCCGCCATCGTACTTGCCATTCATGGCCAAAATGCCCAACCCCTCTGAAGCCGAGTTAATTGGCGCCATATTGGGAACGATGCGCAAAATGGCATCGGTTGGTGTCACCACTGCTTCAGAGATGAGCGTGGGAGGTAATTTTGGAGTCGATCAAGAAATCGCGATTTACAAAGGGATCTTTGCTAAAAACCTGTCACCCATTCGGGTTCGGGGTTATCTCTTTAGCGAATCGATGCCGCCAGGCTACAAAACCATTAAACCAAACGAAGGTGATGATCGTTTGCGATTTATCGGAATCAAATACATCTCAGACGGTTCAACCCAAGGCTTAACTGCAGCACTGCGCGAGCCCTATACCTATCCAAAAGGAAGTTCTTGGAGCGGAGCACTTAATTTCAAAGACGATGAGATCTACAACTCGATGAAGTCATACTTTGATCAAGGTTGGCAAATCTCAACCCATTCCAATGGTGATAAGGCCATTGATCAAACCCTCAAAAGTTATACCAAACTCTTGGCGAACAATCCAAAGCCACAAGATCGCCGTCTACGTATTGAGCATTTCACGGTGAACCATCCAGAACAAGTTAAGCAAACCGTGAAACTCGGGGTGATTCCAAGTTTTACGATTGGTCACGTCGACTATTGGGGCTCGGCTTTTCATAACCACATCATCGGTGAGAAGCGTGCCAACCGTATTGATCCCGCTGCAGAGATCAAGCGCGCAGGTGGCAAGTTCACATTGCATAGCGATACACCAGTTTCTAATGTTGGTCCGCTGAACTACATTACCGAGTCGGTCACGCGAATGTGGCAATTGCCGCCCACCAAGGTTTTAGGTCCTGATCAAGCCATTTCAGTGGACGATGCGATTCGAGCAGTTACCATTGATGCGGCTTATCAGATCTTCGCCGATCAATTGGTTGGTAGCTTAGAGCTTGGTAAGCAGGCTGATTTGGTGATTCTGGAAAAGAATCCACGTAAAACCAAGCCCGAAGAGATCCGCAACATCAAAGTGATCTCGACCTGGATCGATGGTAAGCAGGTTAGCCTAAAGTAA
- a CDS encoding DSD1 family PLP-dependent enzyme has translation MAPWKAARVGDHIDQVDTPALVLDLDAFERNMKLLQDAVSRAGVRLRPHAKSHKCPEIALRQIELGAVGICCQKVSEAAVFVDAGVSDIFITNQVVGQKKVAHALDLAARARIGVLVDHEDQISAFARASAARQVTIDVYLEIDVGMGRCGVASIERAVAMAQQITAAPYLNFMGLQCYHGSAQHYRLPEERQQAIAKVCAKAAAAKAAIEGVGIAVERISGAGTGSVMLESHSKLFNEVQAGSYILMDRDYATNQRDPSDLPFEHALFVKTAVLSHPNANRAVVDAGLKASSVDSGMPVVWQRTDAKYLKASDEHGVLELTPDSTLKLGDYVMLVPGHCDPTVNLYDELIAIRGDRVEAIWPIAARGALL, from the coding sequence ATGGCACCCTGGAAAGCAGCACGCGTAGGCGATCATATTGATCAGGTTGATACTCCGGCTTTAGTTCTGGATCTTGATGCATTTGAGCGCAATATGAAGCTGCTACAAGATGCGGTCTCGAGGGCCGGTGTGCGATTGCGCCCTCATGCCAAGAGTCATAAGTGCCCTGAGATTGCCTTGCGTCAAATTGAGTTAGGCGCAGTGGGCATTTGTTGCCAGAAAGTTAGTGAGGCAGCAGTCTTTGTCGATGCGGGTGTATCGGATATCTTCATTACCAATCAAGTGGTGGGTCAGAAAAAAGTAGCGCATGCCCTTGACTTAGCTGCGCGCGCACGTATTGGGGTGCTCGTGGATCACGAAGATCAAATCAGTGCCTTTGCACGTGCTAGCGCAGCGCGTCAAGTGACGATTGATGTCTATCTTGAAATTGATGTGGGCATGGGTCGCTGCGGCGTAGCATCGATTGAGCGCGCAGTGGCAATGGCTCAACAAATTACTGCTGCGCCCTACTTAAACTTTATGGGCCTACAGTGTTATCACGGTAGTGCCCAGCACTATCGATTGCCCGAAGAGCGCCAACAAGCCATTGCAAAGGTGTGCGCCAAAGCGGCGGCGGCTAAAGCGGCGATTGAGGGTGTGGGGATTGCGGTGGAGCGGATCTCGGGTGCGGGGACTGGCTCGGTCATGCTCGAGAGTCACTCCAAGCTATTTAATGAAGTGCAAGCGGGGTCCTATATCTTGATGGATCGTGATTACGCTACTAATCAACGCGATCCTAGCGACCTGCCCTTTGAGCATGCCTTATTTGTTAAAACTGCTGTTCTTAGTCACCCGAATGCCAATCGTGCGGTGGTCGATGCTGGCCTGAAAGCATCGAGTGTTGACTCTGGGATGCCAGTGGTTTGGCAGCGCACCGATGCCAAGTACCTAAAGGCCTCCGATGAGCATGGGGTTCTGGAGCTTACGCCCGACAGCACCCTAAAGCTTGGCGACTATGTGATGCTCGTGCCGGGGCATTGCGACCCGACCGTTAATCTGTACGATGAGTTAATCGCGATTCGTGGAGATCGGGTCGAGGCCATCTGGCCGATTGCAGCGCGCGGCGCACTACTGTAA
- a CDS encoding patatin-like phospholipase family protein: MQRRTFLKTSALAAPAVASAFYGSTAQAQGFAQKAQQISEKIFANDGLSIPIATTPTVSPFAKGLDRTLVLGGGGEYYIAWYCGFFHGLLEAGLDMAGLPQMVVGTSAGSYMGSSLLSGHFKRLRTEMDFFGEFPKIFAKLAPTTNPNTSQLRAIEINMSATDGSIETRQVIGRAALAADNRINGSRVEALAALLTGDSKTDWPTPKMFTTAIDCYTGERLIVGQANARKNKIPLAHAVAASSSLPGIVGPTLLGQRYGMDGGMCSNPAHVDVVAGSKRALVITLTDGVTGPILTKIPHPMAQNIKDIESVGTKVKWIVAGAPDGINLTDPRQIQPALKAGYERAKKEAAQIRAFWA, translated from the coding sequence ATGCAACGTCGAACCTTTCTAAAAACATCTGCCTTGGCTGCACCTGCAGTCGCAAGTGCTTTCTATGGATCTACTGCTCAGGCTCAAGGCTTTGCTCAAAAAGCTCAGCAGATCTCAGAGAAGATCTTTGCAAATGACGGCCTGTCGATTCCCATTGCGACGACCCCAACGGTTTCTCCCTTCGCAAAAGGCCTCGACCGTACGCTAGTCTTAGGTGGTGGTGGGGAGTATTACATTGCCTGGTACTGCGGGTTCTTTCATGGTTTATTGGAGGCTGGCCTTGACATGGCAGGCTTGCCTCAAATGGTCGTGGGAACCTCAGCGGGTTCGTACATGGGTTCATCGCTGTTGTCAGGACACTTCAAACGTCTTCGTACGGAAATGGATTTCTTTGGCGAGTTCCCCAAGATTTTTGCCAAGCTCGCCCCGACAACAAATCCCAATACAAGTCAGCTCAGAGCAATAGAAATTAATATGAGTGCGACCGATGGCAGCATTGAGACACGTCAGGTAATCGGACGCGCCGCACTAGCAGCGGATAACCGCATAAATGGCTCCCGTGTTGAAGCACTCGCAGCATTGCTCACTGGCGATAGTAAAACGGATTGGCCAACACCCAAAATGTTTACGACAGCGATTGATTGCTATACCGGTGAACGGCTAATCGTAGGTCAAGCCAATGCTCGTAAGAATAAGATTCCCTTAGCTCACGCCGTCGCAGCAAGCAGCTCGCTACCCGGAATCGTGGGGCCTACCTTGCTAGGTCAGCGCTACGGTATGGATGGTGGGATGTGCTCTAACCCAGCCCATGTCGATGTAGTGGCTGGATCAAAACGTGCTCTAGTCATTACTCTGACCGATGGGGTGACCGGTCCTATTTTGACGAAGATTCCGCATCCAATGGCACAAAACATCAAGGACATTGAAAGTGTGGGCACGAAAGTGAAGTGGATTGTGGCTGGCGCGCCAGACGGAATTAATCTAACCGATCCTCGTCAGATCCAACCTGCGCTGAAAGCAGGGTATGAGCGTGCCAAGAAGGAAGCAGCTCAAATCAGGGCTTTTTGGGCTTAG
- a CDS encoding alpha-keto acid decarboxylase family protein, with translation MASNGPTVAEYVVNRLADLGIDRVFGVPGDYSFPFDDAIEACERVEWIVCANELNAAYAADGYARIQGAAILSTTYGVGELSAINGVMGAKAQRLPVFHIVGAPSTQIQRQGLITHHTLGDGVYNNFRHLSEAACCVSAYLTPDNAIAEMERVIREALRQSAPAYITVPMDLAKMPVIGKPVKGILLANIERACSDPVALDAAINFIITKIEASKNVVALPTHLLARYGVIANAIEFFNRSKIPFACSPMDKGTLSEAHPGYLGIYNGAGSSPSQVKEIVESADLVLDIGGVIFEDFNTTFWSDAIASSKQLIIGDQFVRKGNTIFTGVVLNDVLQGVTQRIKARPQPSPLNQAATPVDAKPSDPTTSANFYPRLHALLKSGDILVVETGTCVLYTTPMRLPDGVGFQTQTLWGSIGWATPAAEGICMANTKGRTILVTGDGSHQLTANEIGVMGRYGIKPIIFVLNNGIYGVENVLSEIGPSYDNLAQWNYAQIPGAMGCHTWFTARVSTVAELDAAIQKANTSDCASYIEVMIPASESQPLPETVQNQIYKTNIPGRSA, from the coding sequence ATGGCTTCAAACGGACCAACCGTTGCAGAGTATGTGGTCAATCGCTTAGCCGATTTAGGAATAGATCGGGTCTTCGGGGTACCGGGTGACTACTCCTTTCCATTTGATGATGCGATTGAGGCATGCGAGCGGGTCGAATGGATTGTGTGCGCCAATGAGCTAAACGCTGCCTATGCTGCCGATGGCTATGCCCGAATTCAAGGAGCCGCTATCTTATCAACCACCTATGGGGTGGGGGAGTTGAGCGCCATCAATGGCGTGATGGGTGCCAAAGCCCAGCGCTTACCAGTGTTTCATATCGTTGGTGCGCCTAGTACTCAAATCCAACGTCAGGGCTTAATTACCCATCACACCTTGGGTGACGGGGTGTATAACAACTTTCGTCATCTTTCAGAGGCGGCCTGTTGCGTATCGGCCTATCTCACGCCAGATAATGCGATCGCCGAGATGGAGCGTGTGATTCGAGAGGCCTTGCGACAAAGCGCACCAGCTTACATCACAGTTCCCATGGATCTTGCCAAAATGCCGGTGATTGGTAAGCCCGTCAAGGGAATCCTATTGGCTAATATTGAGCGGGCTTGTAGCGACCCCGTTGCACTGGACGCTGCGATTAATTTCATTATTACTAAGATCGAAGCGAGTAAGAACGTTGTGGCATTGCCTACTCATTTACTTGCACGGTATGGAGTCATCGCAAATGCCATCGAGTTTTTTAACCGAAGCAAGATTCCGTTTGCGTGCTCGCCGATGGACAAGGGCACTCTTTCTGAGGCGCACCCAGGCTATCTAGGTATTTATAACGGCGCAGGCTCGAGCCCCAGTCAAGTGAAAGAAATTGTGGAGAGCGCCGACCTGGTGCTGGATATTGGCGGGGTTATTTTTGAGGATTTCAATACCACCTTTTGGTCCGATGCCATCGCATCATCAAAGCAACTCATCATTGGCGATCAGTTTGTGCGCAAGGGTAACACCATCTTTACGGGCGTGGTATTAAATGATGTTTTACAGGGTGTAACTCAGAGAATCAAAGCACGTCCTCAGCCAAGCCCCCTCAATCAGGCCGCAACCCCTGTGGATGCAAAACCATCCGATCCAACCACCTCCGCCAATTTTTATCCCCGTCTACATGCGTTGCTAAAGAGCGGTGATATCTTAGTCGTTGAAACCGGAACTTGCGTTTTGTACACCACGCCAATGCGCTTACCCGATGGAGTTGGTTTCCAGACTCAAACCCTGTGGGGCTCGATTGGATGGGCTACCCCAGCAGCCGAGGGAATTTGCATGGCCAATACTAAAGGCCGAACCATCTTGGTCACAGGTGATGGCTCCCATCAACTCACTGCTAATGAAATCGGAGTGATGGGACGCTACGGAATCAAGCCCATCATTTTTGTATTAAACAATGGCATCTATGGAGTCGAGAACGTATTAAGTGAGATTGGTCCATCCTATGACAATCTAGCTCAATGGAACTACGCACAAATTCCGGGGGCGATGGGTTGCCATACTTGGTTCACGGCGCGCGTGAGCACCGTGGCAGAGTTAGACGCCGCGATTCAGAAAGCCAACACGAGCGATTGCGCCTCATATATCGAAGTGATGATTCCTGCTTCTGAGAGTCAGCCACTGCCAGAGACAGTACAAAACCAAATCTACAAAACCAATATTCCAGGAAGGTCAGCATGA
- a CDS encoding amidohydrolase, with protein sequence MKIFKRCFGICILLIATHVFANTASVYFNGDILTMEGEQPQYVEAVVVRGKTIAYVGNLRDALNAAGTNPVLHDLKGQTLMPGFIDAWGHFTLIAQNTLTVNLGYFSKNPPSTTKQLIDRLKAEARPFNGWIIGAEYADSFLTDGPLTIAQLDKAFPNQPVFINNISTLTGIVNSAGLKKLGITKATKVTQGMIPVDPKTGKLTGELIGMPNVEATARVFGRYSEDLILETYRKAEMIYASNGFTTAQSYETTIDDIRKMRQAVDRNLIRLDLIALPTYDVVDQLLASNKNYPFGIYTKGDGGFKVAGILVSTDGAPQLRLAYFSKPYADTVGVPKGWRGMAIVSQDVVDRYAKLAYQKNIQYYGYSNGDAGIDMTLLAISKAIRETGITEDRRTAIAHSFFIRDDQLDQYKTNKILPQFMPNHIWMYGDVYRKILGEDRARSMVPLNSARAKGMQFGIHNDTPSSGPSALFTIWTSVNRVTYSGTTLGPEQGIDPYFALRGFTSVAAYQYKEEASKGSITTGKLADLVVLERNPLKVKPMEIKDIQVVKTIKNGQDLYVRP encoded by the coding sequence ATGAAAATCTTCAAACGATGTTTTGGTATTTGCATCCTTTTAATCGCGACCCACGTATTTGCCAATACCGCGAGCGTCTATTTCAATGGCGACATCCTGACGATGGAGGGTGAGCAACCGCAGTATGTTGAGGCAGTCGTAGTGAGGGGTAAGACAATCGCATACGTTGGTAACTTGCGAGATGCCCTAAATGCGGCGGGTACCAATCCCGTCTTGCATGATTTAAAAGGTCAAACATTAATGCCGGGCTTTATCGATGCCTGGGGGCACTTTACCTTGATCGCTCAAAATACCTTGACCGTTAACTTGGGCTATTTTTCAAAAAATCCACCCAGCACCACAAAGCAATTAATCGACCGCTTAAAAGCAGAAGCTCGACCATTCAATGGTTGGATTATTGGTGCCGAGTATGCAGATTCTTTTCTAACCGATGGCCCTCTAACGATTGCGCAGTTGGATAAAGCATTTCCCAATCAACCAGTATTTATTAACAATATTTCCACATTGACGGGGATTGTTAATTCGGCAGGCCTAAAAAAGTTAGGGATTACCAAAGCCACAAAGGTTACACAAGGAATGATTCCCGTTGATCCAAAGACCGGAAAACTCACGGGGGAGTTAATCGGTATGCCCAATGTAGAGGCAACTGCTAGGGTATTTGGTAGGTATTCTGAGGATTTAATTTTGGAGACCTATCGTAAGGCCGAAATGATTTATGCCTCAAATGGATTCACCACAGCGCAAAGTTATGAAACCACCATTGATGATATTCGTAAAATGCGCCAAGCAGTGGACCGTAATTTGATTCGCTTAGATTTGATTGCTTTACCAACCTATGATGTAGTGGATCAATTACTGGCAAGCAATAAAAATTACCCATTTGGTATCTATACCAAGGGTGATGGGGGTTTCAAAGTCGCTGGGATTTTAGTATCCACGGATGGCGCCCCTCAATTGCGTCTTGCGTATTTCTCAAAACCCTATGCCGATACCGTTGGCGTGCCAAAAGGATGGCGAGGTATGGCGATTGTGTCGCAAGATGTTGTGGATCGCTATGCAAAGCTCGCTTATCAAAAGAATATTCAGTATTACGGCTATTCGAATGGCGACGCTGGAATTGATATGACCCTTTTGGCAATATCAAAAGCAATTCGAGAGACAGGCATTACAGAGGACCGTCGTACCGCGATTGCCCACTCCTTTTTTATTCGTGATGATCAATTGGATCAGTACAAAACCAATAAGATTCTTCCCCAATTTATGCCAAACCACATTTGGATGTATGGCGATGTGTACCGAAAAATTTTAGGGGAGGATAGGGCTCGCTCAATGGTGCCCCTCAACTCAGCCCGAGCAAAGGGTATGCAGTTTGGTATTCATAATGACACCCCATCATCTGGTCCGAGCGCTCTATTTACCATTTGGACCTCGGTTAATCGAGTTACCTACTCTGGGACAACCTTAGGGCCTGAGCAAGGCATTGATCCTTATTTTGCACTTCGTGGTTTCACATCGGTTGCGGCGTATCAATACAAAGAAGAGGCCTCAAAGGGCAGTATTACAACGGGGAAGCTAGCGGATTTAGTTGTTCTCGAACGGAATCCCTTAAAAGTGAAGCCAATGGAAATTAAAGATATTCAGGTTGTAAAGACCATCAAGAATGGTCAGGATTTGTACGTTCGTCCATAG